CAAGCGCCAAAGATCTCGGAATAGTTTTTTATTTAGCGCGTTCACAAGACTACCAAACCAATTCACTGGCCGGGCGAGGCTGTGTATTGACTGTGCTACCAGAGATTAAGCCATCTGAAATATACACAATACGATGGGCCATATCACCCACCACTGTATTGTGAGTAATAACGGCTGTGGCCGTGCCCAGTTGGCGATTAATATTTTCAATGGCTTCGAGGACCAAGATACCAGTTTGCTGATCAAGTGCACCAGTTGGCTCATCACACAATAGTATATCGGGTTGTTTGGCAATGGCCCGTGCTATCGCCACCCGCTGTTGCTCTCCACCGGATAGCTGTGCAGGAAAGTGATCTTTGCGGTCAGCCATATTGACCAGCGCTAGCGCATCCAGCGGACTAATAGGGTGCTGAGCAATTTCGGTAACCAAAGCAACATTTTCCAACGCAGTTAGACTGGGGATAAGGTTATAGAATTGAAACACGAAACCAACATGGTCCCGCCTGAAGCGGGTTAACTGGTTATCACTGGCTTTACTTAAATCGTGTCCTTGATAAATAACCCGTCCGGAGGTAGGGGTGTCCAATCCGCCTAAAATGTTGAGTAAGGTAGATTTGCCACTGCCTGAGGCTCCAAGTAATACCACCATTTCGTTGGGGTAAAGCTCAAAATCTACGCCTCTTAAGGCATTAATTTGCAGCTCGCCACTCTTATACACTTTGGTTAACTGATGGGCTGCCAATGCTGGCGAGGGCAGTTTGTCACTCTGTGGGTTAGTTGGGTTGGTCATCTAGCCTGCCTTAGTGTTAAGGCTAGTATTATCAGGCTAAAAATGATGACCAATTTGACCTAGATCAAATTGCCAAGCTTCATTTGGATAATTACCCAAACGACTGACAAACAAGCCTGTCATCCTAATGGTTTGAGCTAAAAGGTATGGGACTATTTCGGCGGCTCCAATGCGTTGTCAGCTTTGCCTATAGCTATACGGGTCAATATAGGTCCGATTAGCTCAAAGAAGATAGTTGAACTAATCACCAAAGATAAAATCGTTTGCGCATATTCGGCAAACTGGTTAGCCGCAATTAACGCCATACCTATTTCAACTCCTGCTTGTGGCAGCATAGCCAAACCGATCCAATTGCGAACGACCTTTGGTGCTCCACTAATTTTTGCGCCCAGCCAAGCACCAAGATATTTACCTACTGAACGAAACGCCACATAAATGACCGCCACCCAGGTAACGTCTTTCAAGGCACTAACGTCTAGAGACGCCCCTGCTAGTACGAAAAAAATAACCATAAAGGGCCATTCGATATTTTCAATTTCATGGAATGGATATTCATGATGTGTTGCCATATTGGTGATCATCGCGCCCATGGTCATTACTGCTATCAAGAACGACACATCAAGCCAATTCGCCAAACCACCACAGGTAAACACCAAGCCCAAAGCCTCGACCAAGGTGGGTTGCCCCGGTCTTATCCGACCGGTTAAATAGGCCGCAGGGATACCAATCAAGGTGCCCAATAATAATGCCCCGAGTAAATGATAGCTGGCATGGAATAATGCATCCAAACCGCTACCTTCCCGATAAAACATGGTCATAGTCGCCAAGCCAATACTAAATAATAGCAGTGCCCATATATCATCCAAGGCGACGATTTTCAGCAATAAGCTCGAGAATATACTCGGCTTCTGTTTCTCTAAAATGATGTCAACAATGGGAGCCGGGGCGGTGGCCGATGCGATGCTGGCCAGCAGAATAATTAAGGCAAAATCCAAATGGGTGAATAACAGGCCAAATGAGACAAACAATAGAGTAAATAACGCGGCAATAATCGAAATCCACAGTATATCTTTGCTGCTTAGTTTCAATGCTTGTAATTCAAATTGTGCACCAAGTAAAAAACCAACTACCATCAAGGCGATATTAGCGGCTAATTCAAAATTTTCGGTCAGCAAAGGCGGTATAATTGCCAGTCCGCGATCGCCAATTAAAATCCCCATCACCAGTAATAAGGTAACTCTGGGGAAGATACTGCGACGCCCAATAAAATCTACCGCTGCACCAACTAATAAAATGCCGCCAATCCCCACAAAAAATTGCGGTAACGCTAAGCTGATGTCTTGCACCAAATGGTTTCCTTTCTATATAAAAGCACGCATGCAACTAGATATTAGAGCTTGCGGTATTGACCATAGTGAGTGTAGGTAGCAGGTTTGACTTTATAATGAGGTTGTAAAAACGCCACTAAATCGATGAGCTCAGCCACTGTCATGACATCATTGACGTTACGCATTTTACTTTGCCCTTCAGAGTCAACGCCATTTACTTTAAATCCACGAGCAACTTTATGAGAAGGATTGATAATAGATGTGACCAATTCTGCATAGGTAGTTACGCGAGTTGACTCGCCGCCCAGTGCCAATGGAGCCGATAGCTCTTGATCTAACTCTGCGCTATTTATTCCTTCAATCGAATGGCATGAAGTGCATTGATGCTTGAGGAATACCGTTTTGCCCATGTCAGCATTGCCTTCGGGGAGGCTGAAACCTCGGGGAGAAGAGGGGCTGGAATCACAGCCAACAATTCCCACCGTTATTGCTATGCCAACCGCCGCCAATAATTTTATTTTCATGTGCTTGCTCCTAATTTTCCCAGAACAATGAGAATAGGCCACAGCAGCTATGGTGAATTGATATAGGTCAAACAAGCGGCAAGTATTAGTTAGGTGTTGTTCATAGTTGGATTTAATAGCTAAACTTTGATGTCAATCAAGTAACCAATAAGCATTAAGTTTTAGACTGCTGCAAAAGGCTTATGCAGAGGTTCAAAGATGGATAAAATAGCATTCAATGGATTCAATCGTTACTCGCTTGCATTACATTGGTTGATGGCCTTGTTGCTTGCTGCAGTTTATGGCTGTATAGAACTAAGAGAAATGTATCCAAAGGGCAGTGATCCGCGGGAGCTACTGAAAACCTGGCACTTTATGTTGGGGCTTAGCGTATTTGTATTAGTATGGTTGCGATTATTGGCGCGGTTAGTTTTTGCTAAACCGCAAATTATACCTGCTCCCCCTGTCTGGCAACGCTATCTTGCCAGCACCATGTACATCGCTTTCTATTTGATAATGATAGGTATGCCTCTCGGTGGCTGGTTAATTCTTAGCGCAGAAGGGAAAGTAGTGCCATTTTATGGATTAGAATTACCTACTTTGATCGCTCCAGATAAAGATCTTGGGCATACAATCGAAGAAATTCACCAAACAGTAGGAACGGTTGGTTATTACTTAATTGGCTTGCATACATTAGCTGCTTTTTATCATCATTATTTTAGGGGGGACAATACTTTGCAAAATATGTTGCCTAATTGGCTGCGCCGATAACTAGTTAATCTTGAACATAATTTCTTTTTTCCCAATTAAATGCCGCTTTATCTATCTCAATCAGGGGCAAAAAACACTGTTTTGCCGAGTATTTATTTTGGCGAGTTATTTTTTAACATCCATACTATTAATAGGGGAAGTTGACAGTTTATTTGCACTGGGGGGTATTTTGATTGACCGGATATTGACCGAGATCAATGTTTCAAATCTATATACTTGATTAAATAATGAACAGTCAACGACTCGTATCGTAGTGACAAAAACTTGCCAAGGATTGCCTTATCTTTTTCAGCCAAAGAGAATTCCCATGACTAATATGTTATCCGATTCAATGCGCCAAATTTGCAATGATACATTGGTGCTAATCCTCGCCGGGGGCCAAGGAAGCCGTTTGCATGAACTTACCCATTCAAGAGCTAAACCTGGATTAGAGTTTGGCGGTAATTACAGAATTATTGACTTTCCATTATCGAAC
Above is a window of Aliiglaciecola sp. LCG003 DNA encoding:
- a CDS encoding cation:proton antiporter, translating into MQDISLALPQFFVGIGGILLVGAAVDFIGRRSIFPRVTLLLVMGILIGDRGLAIIPPLLTENFELAANIALMVVGFLLGAQFELQALKLSSKDILWISIIAALFTLLFVSFGLLFTHLDFALIILLASIASATAPAPIVDIILEKQKPSIFSSLLLKIVALDDIWALLLFSIGLATMTMFYREGSGLDALFHASYHLLGALLLGTLIGIPAAYLTGRIRPGQPTLVEALGLVFTCGGLANWLDVSFLIAVMTMGAMITNMATHHEYPFHEIENIEWPFMVIFFVLAGASLDVSALKDVTWVAVIYVAFRSVGKYLGAWLGAKISGAPKVVRNWIGLAMLPQAGVEIGMALIAANQFAEYAQTILSLVISSTIFFELIGPILTRIAIGKADNALEPPK
- a CDS encoding c-type cytochrome, with translation MKIKLLAAVGIAITVGIVGCDSSPSSPRGFSLPEGNADMGKTVFLKHQCTSCHSIEGINSAELDQELSAPLALGGESTRVTTYAELVTSIINPSHKVARGFKVNGVDSEGQSKMRNVNDVMTVAELIDLVAFLQPHYKVKPATYTHYGQYRKL
- a CDS encoding ABC transporter ATP-binding protein, which gives rise to MTNPTNPQSDKLPSPALAAHQLTKVYKSGELQINALRGVDFELYPNEMVVLLGASGSGKSTLLNILGGLDTPTSGRVIYQGHDLSKASDNQLTRFRRDHVGFVFQFYNLIPSLTALENVALVTEIAQHPISPLDALALVNMADRKDHFPAQLSGGEQQRVAIARAIAKQPDILLCDEPTGALDQQTGILVLEAIENINRQLGTATAVITHNTVVGDMAHRIVYISDGLISGSTVNTQPRPASELVW
- a CDS encoding cytochrome b → MDKIAFNGFNRYSLALHWLMALLLAAVYGCIELREMYPKGSDPRELLKTWHFMLGLSVFVLVWLRLLARLVFAKPQIIPAPPVWQRYLASTMYIAFYLIMIGMPLGGWLILSAEGKVVPFYGLELPTLIAPDKDLGHTIEEIHQTVGTVGYYLIGLHTLAAFYHHYFRGDNTLQNMLPNWLRR